CGAGAAGACCGACGACGGCCGAGACGATCGCGCCGGTGAGTGCTAAATCGAGCGAAGGCTCGAAGGCAATCGTCACCCCTTCTGCGCCGACCGCAAAACGGCCCCAGGCCAGCAGTGCGAGACCTGCCCCGATTCCGAGGCCACCCCCGGCAATGCTTTGCAGCATGCTCTCGGCGAGAACGAGTCGAAAAATTCTTCCGGGACGAACTCCCAGCGTCTGCAGCACCGCATGTTCTTGGATGCGATCTTGCACCGCCATCACGGTGGTTGTAGCGACAAGCGCGAGGACCAGACCGACACAGGCGTAGCCGAGCCAGTGAGCAAACCCGATCAGCTCAGCGAGATCCGCCAGCGTGTCGCGCTGAAAGAGACCTTTCGAGCGTGTGGTGGTGGCGACAGGACCACTTTGAAACTGTGCATCGATCGCAGCAGCGATTTGGTCGGGATTGGCTTGCTCGCTGAGCTGAACTTCCAGCTGCGTCACCGTTCCGACGGAGCTACTTCCCTGCGCACGTTGCAGAAAGTCGAGATGGGTGTAGATGTAGCTTTCTTCCGCAGCGACAGCCGACCGAAAGATCCCCACGACATGCACCGTCACTTCTCCCATCGTGAAGCGCTCCCCGACTTGAATCCCTCGTCG
This window of the Pirellula staleyi DSM 6068 genome carries:
- a CDS encoding ABC transporter permease, encoding MLPLAPYVLKGLWRHRNRTLLTVSGSAVALFVFCCVGSVQRGLARLTEDQAALRTLIVFQENRFCPASSKLPEDYARATAKLAGVKEVVPIKVLTNNCRASLDVVVFHGMPPQQLRAARDLKLVAGGWDSFATRTDGAMVGQAVAKRRGIQVGERFTMGEVTVHVVGIFRSAVAAEESYIYTHLDFLQRAQGSSSVGTVTQLEVQLSEQANPDQIAAAIDAQFQSGPVATTTRSKGLFQRDTLADLAELIGFAHWLGYACVGLVLALVATTTVMAVQDRIQEHAVLQTLGVRPGRIFRLVLAESMLQSIAGGGLGIGAGLALLAWGRFAVGAEGVTIAFEPSLDLALTGAIVSAVVGLLAGIAPGWQAARSEIVHALRQA